In Acidisarcina polymorpha, the DNA window TACCGGTCTACGCGAAGGTTAGATATTCGGCTGTCTACCCCGGAGTCGACCTGGTTTACTACGGCAACCAACGCCAGTTGGAGTACGACTTCGTCGTCGCGCCCGGCGCCAGCCCAAAATCAGTGAAGCTCCATTTTGCCGGAGCCCAGAGGATCAGCCCAGCGGCGATTTAACCGTCCTCGTGAATGACGGACAAATTGCTTTCCATAAGCCTGTGGTCTATCAAACCTGGCGGCTAACTGGTTTATTGCGGAACCAAATGGGCGTTCGGCTTGCCTATTGAACCAAGCGCTACAGGCGCGTTCCTATCACTAGCAGGTATTCGTTCTTCGTTTTTGTTTTCCCGGTCGTGTCTTCGTTGTGTTCAGACCATAACCTTTCGAGATCTTCGGCATAGGCCGCCTGAGCCGCGGCATCCAATTTCGCGAACGCCGTCTTCGTAGGTCCGAAGTATTCTCGAAACAAGTGAACGACCTCGCGCGGGGGAAATGGAAGCTCGTTGGTGAAGGCGTATCGCGTAGTTTCCACGTGAACTCCGTGAGCTCCTAGCCGATCTCGAACGATATCTTCATCGCCCCAAAGGACCGGAACGGGGATATCAGCGGGCGGAGTGAGATACCGGTCGCGAAGGCGAAACATCTGTCCGGTCATCCCCTCAGGTGTCCAGTTGGCCATGGCAATCTTTCCACCACGACGACAGACTCGAGCAAGCTCGGCCGCGACCCGTTCCGGGTTTGGAGCGAACATGGCCCCGAACATACTCGTCACCACATCGAAGTGCTCATCGGAATAGGGCAACTGTTCTGCGTCTCCCTCCTCGAACGTCACTTGCAGATTCGCTGCAAGAGCGCGTTGCCGTGCTTGTTCCAGGAGATTCGGTGCGATATCGATACCCGCGACCTGAGCGCCCGCCCGGGCGGCCGGGATGGCTACGTTCCCGGTTCCGCATGCTACATCAAGCAGCTTCATCCCAGGGAGGATACCGATCCGTTCAACGAACTTTTCGGCTTCTCCCGCCATGTATCTCGCGATCTGGCCAAAATCCCCGGCCATCCATGTGGCCCGCATTGCTTGCTTCAATTGCAGCAGATTAGAACTCATCGATTCAGACTCCATGAAATATCAGCAGGAAGATTGTCCGATACGATCGATCACCCTGACTAGATCACACATAAAGACAAGCATAAGTCATTCAAGCAATCACCGCTCTCGTTGCAAGAATTCCTTTCGTCGGCCTTCCGACCTTCCGCGGTTCAACGAATCCGGCAGCATACGGCGTCCCAGATCAGGTCGAAGAAGTACGCGCCCCATGAAGTACGCGCCCCATGATGTTCACGACCGATCTCGCCCTGAAGGTGGAAGGTTTCGGGTGCTTCCACTAGGAGCCGGAAGAATTTGCCGACCAGTTCGCTCGTGCATGGTACAAGCTGCGTGGTCATCGACTTCGACGTGTTTCCCGCTAAGAAGACAGCACTTCCTGCATGACGTTAGCCGCATACCTATCGAAACCTACCCAGGCAGCCTTCCGCGCATCTGAACCCAATACTAAAGAAATGCGCCGGCCGCAAACCAGCGGAGGAGGTATGCGATGAAAGCAGTGGTGCTGTACGAATATGGCGGACCTGAGAAACTGACGTACGAAGAGGCGTTTCCAGAACCCCAGGTCAGCGGAGATACGGTGCTGATTGCGGCAGCCGCCGCAAGTGTCAATCCAATCGACTGGAAAGTCCGCTCGGGAATGAGGCAGAAGGATTTTCCGTTGTCTTTCCCTGCTATCCTTGGGCGCGACGTCAGTGGGGTCGTCCGGTCAGTTGGTGCAAACGTGAAGCACTTCAAGCCAGGCGAGCGCGTTCTCGCACTCTCCAACGCGACTTATGCCACCTTGGTCGCGGTCAATGACTCGGATGTGACCCATCTGCCAGATGGCCTGGATCTGGCTGACGCGGCCGCCATCCCCCTTATCTCAGTGACTGGTGACCAGCTGGTCCGGCTTGCGGCCAAAGTGCAGAAAGAACAGGTTGTTTTAGTTACCGGCGCTCTGGGCAGCGTGGGACGCGCGGCAGTTCACTCGGCTAAAAAATTAGGTGCGCAGGTAATTGCCGGTGTTCGCGGGAAAGAGCTTGCCGAGGCCCGCTCCCTGGGCGTCGCCGACGTGCTCGCAATCGACGACGACCAGGCCATCGAGGCATTCCGGCCGGTCGATGTAGTCGCCGACACAGTCGGTGGCGGTGTCGCGGCGAAACTGCTCGCGAAGGTCAAGCCAGGCGGATCTTTTGGCTACAGCGCCACAATTCCTGAAGATGCCGCCGCACAATACCCGGCGGTCAAGATCACCCGGGTGCAGGCAAAGCCGGATCCCTCCAAAGTGCGCGAGTTCGCTGACGACCTCCGAGATGGCAAGTTCGTTCTGCCGATAGGTCGCCGGCTGCCACTCCATCATGCGGCCGAAGCCCATGCGCTCGGGGAGAAAGGTGGGGGTGGGAAGATCATCCTGCTGGCGCCGGATGCACGTGACTAATTCTTCAAAGTGAATTCTCTACCACGTTCT includes these proteins:
- a CDS encoding class I SAM-dependent methyltransferase, translated to MSSNLLQLKQAMRATWMAGDFGQIARYMAGEAEKFVERIGILPGMKLLDVACGTGNVAIPAARAGAQVAGIDIAPNLLEQARQRALAANLQVTFEEGDAEQLPYSDEHFDVVTSMFGAMFAPNPERVAAELARVCRRGGKIAMANWTPEGMTGQMFRLRDRYLTPPADIPVPVLWGDEDIVRDRLGAHGVHVETTRYAFTNELPFPPREVVHLFREYFGPTKTAFAKLDAAAQAAYAEDLERLWSEHNEDTTGKTKTKNEYLLVIGTRL
- a CDS encoding NADP-dependent oxidoreductase, producing MKAVVLYEYGGPEKLTYEEAFPEPQVSGDTVLIAAAAASVNPIDWKVRSGMRQKDFPLSFPAILGRDVSGVVRSVGANVKHFKPGERVLALSNATYATLVAVNDSDVTHLPDGLDLADAAAIPLISVTGDQLVRLAAKVQKEQVVLVTGALGSVGRAAVHSAKKLGAQVIAGVRGKELAEARSLGVADVLAIDDDQAIEAFRPVDVVADTVGGGVAAKLLAKVKPGGSFGYSATIPEDAAAQYPAVKITRVQAKPDPSKVREFADDLRDGKFVLPIGRRLPLHHAAEAHALGEKGGGGKIILLAPDARD